The Chionomys nivalis chromosome 10, mChiNiv1.1, whole genome shotgun sequence genome segment CAGACTGGGGCATATCTCTGTAGACAAATGACACAATTTTGAAGCCACAAAGTATCTCAAAAATGCCAGGACTGACAGTTcacagctgcaatcccagcactcaggggaggctgaggcagaagtctTTACTAACAAGACCAGGTTAGCCTAGAcaacacagtgagtttcagaccaacCTAGGACTATAATGCCTCAAATTACCTCACCAACACAAATCCAATCCCATTACTATAAAAACAAGCATagcatccccccccaaaaaaaaagaaaaaaaggtaagcTACTTCTTCATCTAATGTATTTAATGAAAGACAGCGCCTGGAACGGAGGTCTCCTTCTTACAATCAAGCCCACTTCGCCTCAACAATCGCCAAGTGGAAAAGAACTCACTggggaagtttttattttaacatatgaTCCTTTCTATCTCgagggtttgggttttggtttttcctgGATTTTACATCTTTTTCCCCCAGTGTCCTCATAACCATGTACTGGGTGAGGGATGGAATTATGAAGAGAGGCGAGTTGGTATATGGTTCATGAAGAGGGAGATCATTTAACTCTCACCAGAAATCTGCAGAACTTGGGTCTAACTAATTCCCATCTGTTTTACTTTTCCTGCGCTAATTCTAGGAGAAGTTAATGAGTTCATCTCACAGTTGCAGGCTCGTAGGTGGGGAAGGGGTAGAAGCAGCTATTCTATTTCTGCTGGTGGAATAGGGGGTCACAGGCTCAAATCCCTCTCTCTGGGGAGTAGCGGAAGCTGGTAGAGCCAGCAGGGTTCAGATGTGGTCACTGTGAGGACTGCCTTGAGCCTCCAACAGGATGCCTTGCAGCTACTTTCTTTGCTGTATTTAAGGGCCAGCCTTGGCTAAAGCACAAACCCAGTTGCTCTGCAAGGCACTCACCATAAGCCCAGCCTCCATCTCTGCAGTAAGAAGTAAATCGGACACAAGAACGCAACAGTTACAGTTGCTAGGAAGCTACACCTAACTAACACCTCgcttaacttgaaaaaaaaatgttcctattAGCACTTTTCCCCATACAGAGCTAGGGTCCGCCCTCCCCCAGGAGACAGATTATCGACCCCTAGAAAAATGATCTAGGGGTTCTCCAAGCGCTTGGGTATTTTTAATGTCAAAGCTTCCCAGCTTCAtagaggtgggggggaggggtgaaggACAGCCAAATGTCCCTGCACTACTAAGAGCCTGGAATGGGCAAAACACAGACGGCCTAAAACCACTCATCCGTCCTTCCTCGAAGAAATTTAAGAGAAGCGAATCCCTGCAGCCAGCCAACATTTCCACTCTTGGGTTTTCAAAAGATCAAAAACCGGAAAGGACCTGCAAAGTGGCAAGTCGCTAAGAGGAACCGCCCAGCAGGTCTGCGTCCTTGGGATCTCAGCAGCTCAGGACCCCACATCGAACGGACGGTGGGAAACCCCAGGGAAAGAAGGGTTCTTGCAGAGGCCTGGGTTTACTGAGTGCAAGCTGCAGGGAAGTACCTAGAGGGGAGGGGGCCTGGTCGGGAGGACTTTCCAGCCACTCAGGGCTCATCAAAAAGTTCCCCGTACATGACCCCAGTGGCTCATCCCAGGGAGTTTCTCCAATGAACCCCAGCCCTGGGTTTAGGCTTAGGCTCCACAGTCCAGGACCCAGCCAGTTCTTTTTCTAGTCTGACTGGCTGGAAATTCCCCCGCCTGACCCCGCCCCTGAGAAATCCCCTGCCAGCGTTTATAGGGCGCCGCGGCGGCGCTGGCGAGCCTACAACAGTCGGAACTCGCAGCCCAGCAGCCAGCAGCTTGCAGCCCAGCGCAGCCCCGCACGCAGCCCCGCACGCAGCCCCGCGCAGCTATGTTTCAGCCGGTCGGCCAAGGCCAGGACTGGGCCATGGAGGGCCCACGGGACGGCCTCAAGAAAGAGCGGCTGGTGGACGATCGCCACGACAGCGGCCTGGACTCCATGAAGGACGAGGAGTACGAGCAGATGGTGAAGGAGCTGCGCGAGATCCGCCTGCAGCCGCAGGAGGCGCAGCTGGCCGCCGAGCCCTGGAAGCAGCAGCTCACGGAGGACGGAGACTCGTAAGTGGCGGCGGGCACGGGCGAGCCGGGTCGCGCGGGTGGGGGGAGGCCCGCGGCGCGCTCGGGGCTTTGCACGGAGGGGCCGGCGGGGCTGCGATCGCCTGGgcctctgccttctctccctcccccgccccccccccccgctctcccttctccccagctcccctaCCCCCCTCCCGGGCGCCCAAGACCTGGCGTAGCCGCCGATCGCAGGCCGGGGGGGCGGGGCGGCAGCGGGGACGCCAAGTCCCAGCCTGGCAGAGTTTAGCGCGCAGCCGCGGGGCCGCGAGGGGGAAGTACAGGGCGTTGCGTTCCGGGCGGCGAGGGGAGGGCGGGCCGGTCTCGCCGGCGCCCGCCCGGAGGGGGTGGTGCACGGAAAGTCCCTGGGCGCCTGCCAGGAACACTCAGCTCATAATAACCTCGCGGAAAACACCGCGGGCCGCGGCCTCCAGAAACCCCGGCCTTGCGCAATCCCCCGCAGCCCACGCCTCTCGAGGGCCCCACGCAGTGCGCTCACCGCCCCTTGGGGGCTTTCCCTGTCATCCTTCAGGTTCCTGCACTTGGCAATCATCCATGAAGAGAAGACTCTGACCATGGAAGTGATTCGGCAGGTGAAGGGAGACCTCGCCTTCCTCAACTTCCAGAACAACCTGCAGCAGGTGCGCGCTTGCCCAGCTGTGCCCTCTTTGACCTGGTGGCGGAGTTGGATGTTAGCTCAGTCGCCCCCGAAGAGTTTCTAAATTAATAGTCACTGAGCTCTTATCTGCCCTGGCCTTTTACAAAATTCAAATGAGCCAACGTCTTAGAGCTTGAGGAAAATCCCAGgggtttagttttggttttatgaCCCACCTGGGGCCTCGTGTTTGCTGATGTCCTGTAGCCATCTGGGAGGAGCAGAATCCACAGCAAGGAGGTGTCTGGGGTTCAGGAAACCCAAGACGATGGGTTTGCCCCATGGCTTAtcccctttctgtttcctcttccgtTTGTAGACTCCACTTCACTTGGCTGTGATCACCAACCAGCCAGGAATTGCCGAGGCACTTTTGGAAGCTGGCTGTGATCCTGAGCTCCGAGACTTTCGAGGAAATACCCCTCTACATCTTGCCTGTGAGCGGGGCTGCCTGGCCAGTGTAGGAGTCCTGACGCAGACTTGCACACCCCAACATCTCCACTCCATCCTGCAAGCCACCAACTACAACGGTAGGTCTGCCCGTCCATCCAAGGACACAGGGAAGGGAGAGGTGGGCCCACTTTAGGCTAGAGCTTCAACTCTCAACATATATAAAAAGTTCAGACAATATGGACTTTTAAAAACTCCCACTTTGGTGTCTATGTAATGTTCAATCTGAACCCTGAACTGAGTTCTTAAAAACTGGGGATATTTGTGATTGTCCCGTAAGATAGGGCATGCGCTGTGTGCGTGTGGAGACAAGTAGTTATGGTTTTCGTTTCATCCCTAGGCCACACGTGTCTGCACCTAGCCTCCATCCACGGCTACCTGGGCATCGTGGAGCATCTGGTGTCTTTGGGTGCGGATGTCAACGCGCAGGTGAGTACATCTCCTTCCAGATGGAGCCCGTCGGGTGCCTCCTGAGCTCTTCCCAGCTTGCTCTTCCTGCAAGCGTGTTTCCAGCTGTCGCCCTAAACATGCCCGATGGCTTTTGGTTTCAGGAGCCCTGCAATGGCCGGACAGCCCTCCACCTTGCGGTGGACCTGCAGAATCCTGACCTGGTCTCGCTCTTGCTGAAGTGTGGCGCTGATGTCAACAGAGTCACCTACCAAGGCTACTCCCCCTATCAGCTCACCTGGGGCCGACCGAGCACCCGGATACAGCAGCAGCTGGGCCAGCTGACCCTGGAAAACCTTCAGACGCTGCCAGAGAGCGAGGATGAGGATTGCTACGACGCAGAGTCCGAGTTCACGGAGGATGAGGTGAATGCCCGCTTACTGCCAGGACGGCCCAGTCTCCCTCAGCCCTCTCACGTTCCCTAGAGCTAGTCTTTATTCTAGGGATCGCAGCATAATTGTTTAACTTCTCAAACTCAGCTTGCAAAACCAGTATCCCAAGAGCTTGTCTCTCTGATTTGCTTTAATAGCTTATCCTTGGGGGCGGGGGTCCGGAGCTTGAACCCAGGTCTTACCACGTGGTATCAGGCACGTGTGTTCCACCATTGAGGTACACCTCCTGCAATAGCTTAGTTTTTTTTAAGGAGAGAATCAGTAAAGGAAAGCTCCTACAGCCTGGGGGATTGTTATATTTGGGTCAAGGAGGAAAGAGCCCAAGAATATGAGTTATTGGCAGAAGCGGCCCTCCCGTCTTCCCAATGCCTAGGGATTTAATTCGCCTTTCCTCCTCTTGTTTCAGCTGCCCTATGACGACTGTGTGTTTGGAGGCCAACGTCTGACGTTGTGAATGCAAAGCGTCAGAGAACACGGACTTGTATATTTGTACAAAACAAgagctttatttttctaaaaagaaagaaaagaaaaaaaaaagggtatcCTTACCAGCACACGGTCTCGCCCCGAGCATCCCTCTGCGGTGATTTCATCCTTCgttttgttgtttctgtgaaATTTGGGGAAACAGATCATcggaattcaaagaaaatgtcttttgaaGTTCATGTTTGTGGGATTTGGGGAGGTGGTTTTCCAGACGCTAATGAAAggaccacattttatttattgtgctttTGATTGAACCACCCTAGATCTAGTAAGCTGACCCCAGTGTGTCCTCCCATATGAGAACCAGGTGTTCAGTGGTGTGTGCTTACGTCACTCCCGACTGAGGTGTGTGTTACCCTCCTGTAAATGTTGTATATGGTGTATTTTGTTGGTAATTATTTTGGTACTTCTGAGATGTATATTTATTAAACAGATTTTTACAAACAGCATCTTCCTGCTCATTAGCTGTTCTGAGagtagcttgttcctgagggctGGGGGGCTGAGGGGctgagagctggggctgtagGGGGCGGGGTGCACAGCCAGCTAAGGAAGCCCAGAGCAGCTCCTCACTTTAGGCCCAGCCTCCCAGCGAAGCTTTGCAGCAGCCCTGTAACCCCTGTGTGGGCGAGAGGCTCCTGCTAGGGTGACAGGAAATGCCAGCCTTGGGCTGGGGTACCAACGAGCCACCTGCTCTGTCACTGAAGGCTCAGTTGTCATTTTCTCCTCGATTTAAGCAGTTCCAGAACCCTGCTGTCACTTTAGAACTTAGTCTGCACGAGAGGAATCTGCCGAATTCATTTGCTGTAGCTGGGAAAGTTCTCAAGAGCGGGCCTGGACTCAGAAGTACCGTCCTGACACCCAGCAGTCACTTCGAGACTTCTCATTTATTGACTGCGCTGTCGTACACATTGCACAAGACTGAAAAAAACAGACAGTGCTGGGCATCTAGTGCTGAGGAAGAAAAAATACGGCTATTGTACAACATCCTGTGTTTCACAGGGGAAGCAGGAGAGCCAGAGAACAGCTTGTGCAGGGAACACTGAGGAGAGGAAGCTGGCTCCCTGACCTAATGCAGGCTGTTAACCAAAGGCCACGCATCTGTTCCGTCACTAACCGTAGTCTCAGGGCTAGTAAGCTTGGGGGAAGTCTTTTCATCCGCACAGTGTACTGATTCTACTGAGTGATTCTGCCAAAGGCGATTTCACAATGGTCAGTCACTTGTGAAATTGCATTTAGACGCTTGTTAGTTAATGTTTTTGTCCTCAGAATACATCTCTTGTTTTGGGAGAAAGAAGTGAGGTGACATTATGTCAAATGCCAGAATGATAAGGTAAATAAAATGAACGTGCTTCAGCTTATAGCCGAGCAGATACTGCTACTGTGCTTCCTTATTCGGTTCTGGATCCACACATGTCAAAAAGTATGGTGATCATCTTCCTCTTACCCCAACTCTCGGGGAGTCTTTTATATAGAAAAAGCACTATTGCAAACTGGGCAAAGCTAGCCACGTCCCACTCCTGCAACCATAGTCTGTCTGGAACTAAGCACTGTGGTAGTCCCTGTGTCCCCTGCCAGGTGCCCCAGGATCTACCTCAGAGCACCTGTTCAGGGGTCCAGTGCTGACCACAGCAATGCTGATTTTAGGCTCACTCAGCTGAGTGAGAAACGTGCGAACCCAGGAGAGAATCCTTATATCCTAATAAACAAAGGGGAGAaacttggttttgattttggagTGATGCCCTTAATGCTTCTTAGCTTCTTAAGGCAGGTTCgctagtgcacgcctttaatcccagcacttgagaggctgaggcaggaggatctacaTAAACAAAAGCATGTCACATAAAACCAAGGCACATCTATACAGACTCACTTTTGTTCTGTGTGGAAGGTTGGGGAAACAGAACAAGAAGAAGTGGTCTATCTTTCCTTGACCTCAGAGACCAACTCTTGCCTAAGGCCATCATTCTCTGTGGTGGCTTAGGGAAGGTCCTCTTCTGAGTCACGTGAGCCCATGGAGTTAATGCCCTGCACAAATCCTGAGGTAGCTAGGCTCAGTGAAAGACTGAAGTTCATCCTCATCCCTCATCCTTGTCTCTGTTATGTCTGCTGGTTAGATGGCTAGAGAAAAATTTAGAACAGAAATGACTTATCGTAAGTTTTCAGTTTGCTCCCAATAGGATACTTTGGACAGAAAGCCCTCCTTCACACCCCCGATTTTCTCCTGAAAATTTCATTGGGACAGGGAAAGATGAAGGAGCCTGGGAAAGAGGGAAATAACAGCATGAGGGAAATAGAGCCACATGAGCAACTTTCTCGAATTTTGATCTTCATtcatcctgcctatacctcctgctgCTGCCGGACACACGGCCTTGACAGGGCAGGTGGACCGGTTTTTTCCATTCGGAAGAGTTTTTCtataaaggaggaaagaaactCCAGTCTGAGCAATCTAAGGCCTGGAAACGCtgaaggatgggggtgggggtggcttaCATTGAAACATCTCATGTCCTGGAAGTGATTAAACCATGACAACCAGAACTGAGCAAGGAGGAACGGTCTCCCTGTCCCATCCCACCCTGCCGTGTCCCCAGGCCCCATGACTTCACTAACGCGCCTAGGGTAATTGATGAGAAAGGTCAGGTTTCTCGAAGCTCATTCAGGAACTCACCCAGAGAAGCATTCCCCAACCTCTGATCCCTGTACAGAAATATGcaggttgtttccatgtttgaAGTAAGGGAATGTTACAGGAACCGAAACTTGCCGTTCTGTGTGTTTCCCTCCCGAGAAGTGGGACGGACTCTCGGTCTCATTCGTGCGTTTGCATTATGAAGAATTATTCTCCAGTCCTCCCAGAGGCCCACAGATCAGCTGGCCGGGGCCTTTGTCTCAGAACCCCTTGatcaggaggagagagagccagAGTTCCAGGCAGGGTCACCCAATGTAGAGTAGGGGGCAAGGGAATCTGGGGCTTCTGTTCCAGTTAGCTAACTACCCAGCATTGG includes the following:
- the Nfkbia gene encoding NF-kappa-B inhibitor alpha, producing the protein MFQPVGQGQDWAMEGPRDGLKKERLVDDRHDSGLDSMKDEEYEQMVKELREIRLQPQEAQLAAEPWKQQLTEDGDSFLHLAIIHEEKTLTMEVIRQVKGDLAFLNFQNNLQQTPLHLAVITNQPGIAEALLEAGCDPELRDFRGNTPLHLACERGCLASVGVLTQTCTPQHLHSILQATNYNGHTCLHLASIHGYLGIVEHLVSLGADVNAQEPCNGRTALHLAVDLQNPDLVSLLLKCGADVNRVTYQGYSPYQLTWGRPSTRIQQQLGQLTLENLQTLPESEDEDCYDAESEFTEDELPYDDCVFGGQRLTL